Proteins found in one Brachypodium distachyon strain Bd21 chromosome 5, Brachypodium_distachyon_v3.0, whole genome shotgun sequence genomic segment:
- the LOC100834979 gene encoding CDT1-like protein a, chloroplastic yields MDAASPSKKAKTMAAPAGSIAGTPQKLKKAGLFADQISTPEKPAQKVVAPAAEDLTWTPEKVESTRRARNGTVALSVKEVRRAALGLRRAEKGPAEAAQEDPLESVERELGVGAGAGRSPVKRKPEVKLPESYEMLCEFFNCFESSTRLLRMKGSKATFPNICASIQNLSERRFTYGNLAQLKYIMPEAIVINKILLRDEKTCCMKPDLQVNLLVDAIEGCATQKGETQYSALRRIFRQRLVDFFRSHPEGDDIPEHELPHPFTRTKSSVAQFSPRVPQVAPAVPSPCLAEQQPVMMSHMSHSFKRRFSQRSSTCPATASGTSPVAKVEPTTTQSPLSRKSLLSSDSGGIDHEAQVQEKGGNDVALKFGVSEGTPAKFASTPVRLMAATPGLHTPKRPISATVCDTPPLTMAKRSARAKLFMTPTKNASSMEEKNQSTSTSAIDDDDELLSFLPKSLLQSVKEKEKRALEEKETGFAGQVQRQKLIASLPSTFDIIFLIYQSKQRSVMTKQELIHKITASNPKIVDRGEVEEQLRLLQEFVPEWISEKTARTGDVLCCVDTALSQAEIRQRLYGAE; encoded by the exons atgGACGCCGCCAGCCCATCCAAGAAGGCCAagacgatggcggcgccggcgggttcCATCGCTGGGACGCCGCAGAAACTCAAGAAGGCGGGCTTATTTGCCGACCAGATCTCGACGCCGGAGAAGCCAGCGCAGAAGGttgtggcgccggcggcggaggatctGACCTGGACGCCAGAAAAGGTGGAGTCGACGCGGAGGGCGCGCAACGGCACCGTGGCGTTGTCCGTGAAGGAAGTCCGGCGGGCCGCGCTCGGGCTGCGGCGGGCGGAAAAGGGCCCTGCGGAGGCCGCCCAGGAGGACCCGCTCGAGTCCGTCGAGCGGGAGCTCGGCgtgggcgccggcgcgggccgGAGCCCCGTCAAGCGCAAGCCCGAGGTCAAGCTCCCGGAAAG CTATGAGATGCTCTGCGAGTTCTTCAATTGCTTTGAGAGCTCCACCCGACTTCTCCGCATGAAGGGATCCAAGGCAACCTTCCCCAACATCTGCGCTAGCATTCAGAATTTATCCGAGCG GAGGTTTACCTACGGCAACCTGGCGCAGCTCAAGTACATAATGCCCGAGGCTATTGTCATCAACAAGATACTCCTGCGTGATGAGAAGACTTGCTGTATGAAGCCTGATCTTCAGGTGAACCTCCTGGTTGATGCAATTGAGGGCTGTGCGACGCAAAAGGGTGAAACTCAGTACTCAGCCTTGAGAAGGATCTTCAGGCAGAGGCTTGTGGATTTCTTCAGGAGCCATCCTGAG GGAGATGACATTCCAGAGCATGAGCTGCCGCATCCGTTTACTCGGACAAAATCAAGTGTGGCTCAGTTCTCACCAAGAGTTCCTCAAGTTGCACCTGCTGTGCCATCACCGTGTCTCGCCGAACAGCAGCCTGTTATGATGTCTCACATGTCACATTCCTTCAAGAGAAGGTTTTCACAGAGATCTTCAACCTGTCCTGCAACTGCTAGTGGAACCAGTCCAGTGGCAAAGGTTGAGCCAACAACTACCCAATCTCCATTGAGCAGGAAGTCGCTACTCAGTTCTGATTCTGGTGGCATAGATCATGAAGCCCAAGTGCAAGAAAAAGGTGGCAATGATGTTGCACTAAAGTTTGGTGTTTCAGAAGGGACTCCTGCTAAGTTTGCTTCTACACCAGTGAGATTAATGGCAGCCACACCGGGCCTTCACACACCAAAGCGCCCAATCTCTGCTACTGTGTGCGACACACCACCCCTGACGATGGCCAAGCGTTCAGCCAGGGCAAAATTGTTCATGACCCCTACAAAGAATGCAAGTAGTATGGAGGAAAAGAACCAAAGTACGAGCACGTCTGccattgatgatgatgacgagtTACTCAGTTTCCTTCCCAAGTCTCTCTTGCAGTCG gtcaaggagaaggagaagagggccTTAGAGGAGAAGGAAACAGGCTTTGCCGGCCAGGTTCAAAGGCAAAAGCTTATAGCATCCCTGCCCAGTACCTTCGACATCATCTTCCTTATCTATCAGTCAAAGCAGCGTTCTGTAATGACAAAGCAGGAACTCATCCACAAGATAACTGCAAGTAACCCGAAGATAGTGGACAGGG GCGAGGTCGAAGAGCAATTGAGATTGTTGCAAGAGTTTGTTCCAGAGTGGATCTCTGAGAAGACCGCACGAACTGGAGATGTTCTATGCTG CGTCGATACAGCACTGAGCCAGGCAGAGATTCGACAAAGGCTGTATGGTGCTGAGTAG
- the LOC100837445 gene encoding probable E3 ubiquitin-protein ligase HIP1 isoform X1, producing the protein MQHNRITMLSSSETCHIGSSSSNQAIDQQSLLPSNPAVDDQSHTLESENYPHYLLNSREVGMPSGSMIGQQNTSLSLWDSAGSSSMGCLADHDTLLQAKREHFAPSLSIGRPLTTEGRRRESSSSLPSHNLNIDLNLNQADQFDAVNVDMVQGNGQSGMNAFTLNRGLSATEHAVRHEISSDATGGSSHTVNLFNGTSGQETGVDAHRSSSKRKNIAGSIAESSASGSSRNHRQNNNMLQPSETTSFNMPSTDYGFSYLPTEQLNRNADTAANGVFSDPYAPSDHPHENERFLRNTRMRISTSEYDESLPNLLPEGSFRCSAYQPTQQQSSFIPVQPRAIGSSASSHDRPHVPAVAQFSQSLHRPSSNGNFGSRIGSSSSSADTINLRSASQDPSGSLAISNFNDPFLFGPSFFSTDDSTSLLSAPGSRNNQPNPSSSSTLRAAVNVGSQQVPGLNVSQPSSATRGSADIARRTLLAASVSHSRNSRNALQHHGHSSSSHEIRSHQPGPSSRANLQHYSRAVPPTIDRQNPSYMDLQSFMQSIATAREGRTVSELRNVVEQIRQGRSTARLEDLLADRSLIRRANLIDRHREMRLDVDNMSYEELLALGDRIGHVSTGLSEEKIMSGLKQWKYRDIPFEEPPTGVEPCCICQEEYTNGEDMGRLDCGHDFHTTCIKQWLVIKNICPICKKAALDT; encoded by the exons ATGCAACATAATAGGATCACTATGCTGTCTTCCTCGGAAACATGCCACATTGGTTCTAGTTCCAGCAACCAGGCTATCGACCAGCAGAGTTTACTTCCCAGCAACCCCGCTGTTGATGATCAGAGCCATACCCTTGAGAGTGAGAACTACCCACATTATTTGCTCAATAGTCGCGAGGTAGGAATGCCGAGTGGAAGCATGATTGGTCAGCAAAATACAAGCTTGAGTTTATGGGATTCAGCTGGATCTAGCTCCATGGGCTGCCTAGCCGATCATGATACCCTTTTACAGGCCAAAAGGGAGCATTTTGCACCTTCTTTGTCTATAGGCCGTCCTTTAACTACAGAAGGGAGAAGACGTGAAAGCAGTAGTTCATTGCCTTCACACAACTTAAACATAGACCTAAACCTTAATCAGGCTGACCAATTTGACGCCGTTAATGTTGATATGGTTCAGGGGAATGGACAGTCCGGAATGAATGCTTTTACTCTGAACAGAGGACTTTCCGCCACTGAGCATGCTGTACGCCATGAAATTTCTTCTGATGCAACAGGAGGTTCTTCGCATACTGTGAACCTTTTTAATGGTACGTCAGGACAAGAAACTGGTGTTGATGCTCATCGCTCATCTAGCAAGAGAAAGAATATTGCTGGCAGTATTGCAGAATCTTCTGCCAGTGGAAGTTCACGTAATCATcgccaaaataataatatgctGCAACCTTCTGAAACCACTAGTTTTAATATGCCCTCTACAGACTATGGTTTTTCATACCTTCCCACAGAGCAGTTGAACCGGAATGCTGATACTGCTGCAAATGGCGTCTTTTCTGATCCTTATGCACCATCTGATCATCCACATGAGAATGAACGATTCCTCAGAAATACACGGATGCGGATAAGCACAAGTGAGTATGATGAATCATTGCCCAATCTCTTGCCTGAGGGAAGTTTCAGGTGCTCTGCTTATCAGCCTACGCAGCAACAGTCTTCTTTTATTCCAGTGCAACCTAGAGCAATAGGTTCTTCAGCAAGTTCTCATGATCGTCCTCATGTACCTGCTGTTGCTCAGTTCTCGCAAAGTTTGCACCGACCATCATCAAATGGTAATTTTGGTTCAAGAATAGGGAGCTCTTCCAGTTCTGCTGATACAATAAATCTGAGATCTGCTTCACAAGATCCCAGTGGGAGTCTGGCAATAAGCAATTTTAATGATCCCTTTTTGTTTGGTCCATCATTCTTTAGTACTGATGATTCAACAAGTTTGTTATCTGCGCCTGGAAGCAGAAACAACCAGCCAAATCCCAGCTCCAGCTCTACATTACGAGCTGCTGTAAATGTAGGATCCCAACAGGTTCCTGGGTTGAATGTATCTCAGCCAAGTTCAGCTACAAGAGGTTCAGCTGATATAGCCAGGAGAACCCTGCTTGCTGCTAGCGTCTCTCATTCCAGAAATTCAAGGAATGCACTACAGCACCATGGACATTCCTCTTCATCGCACGAGATTCGGAGCCATCAACCAGGACCAAGTTCTCGTGCAAATCTGCAACACTACTCCAGGGCAGTTCCTCCCACTATAGATAGGCAAAACCCAAGTTACATGGACCTTCAGTCTTTCATGCAGAGCATAGCTACTGCAAGAGAAGGAAGGACGGTCTCAGAG CTCCGAAATGTGGTTGAACAAATTCGTCAGGGGAGAAGTACTGCTAGACTGGAG GATTTGCTTGCTGATCGTTCACTTATCAGGAGAGCCAATTTGATCGATAGGCATCGTGAAATGCGGCTTGATGTGGATAATATGTCATATGAG GAATTGTTGGCACTTGGTGATCGTATAGGGCATGTGAGTACTGGACTTAGTGAGGAGAAAATAATGAGTGGCTTGAAGCAGTGGAAATATCGTGACATACCGTTTGAAGAACCTCCAACAGGTGTTGAACCATGCTGTATATGCCAG GAAGAATACACCAAtggtgaggacatgggcaGACTGGACTGCGGTCATGACTTCCACACCACGTGCATCAAGCAATGGCTGGTCATAAAAAACATATGCCCAATCTGTAAAAAAGCAGCCCTGGACACCTAA
- the LOC100837445 gene encoding probable E3 ubiquitin-protein ligase HIP1 isoform X2 — protein sequence MLSSSETCHIGSSSSNQAIDQQSLLPSNPAVDDQSHTLESENYPHYLLNSREVGMPSGSMIGQQNTSLSLWDSAGSSSMGCLADHDTLLQAKREHFAPSLSIGRPLTTEGRRRESSSSLPSHNLNIDLNLNQADQFDAVNVDMVQGNGQSGMNAFTLNRGLSATEHAVRHEISSDATGGSSHTVNLFNGTSGQETGVDAHRSSSKRKNIAGSIAESSASGSSRNHRQNNNMLQPSETTSFNMPSTDYGFSYLPTEQLNRNADTAANGVFSDPYAPSDHPHENERFLRNTRMRISTSEYDESLPNLLPEGSFRCSAYQPTQQQSSFIPVQPRAIGSSASSHDRPHVPAVAQFSQSLHRPSSNGNFGSRIGSSSSSADTINLRSASQDPSGSLAISNFNDPFLFGPSFFSTDDSTSLLSAPGSRNNQPNPSSSSTLRAAVNVGSQQVPGLNVSQPSSATRGSADIARRTLLAASVSHSRNSRNALQHHGHSSSSHEIRSHQPGPSSRANLQHYSRAVPPTIDRQNPSYMDLQSFMQSIATAREGRTVSELRNVVEQIRQGRSTARLEDLLADRSLIRRANLIDRHREMRLDVDNMSYEELLALGDRIGHVSTGLSEEKIMSGLKQWKYRDIPFEEPPTGVEPCCICQEEYTNGEDMGRLDCGHDFHTTCIKQWLVIKNICPICKKAALDT from the exons ATGCTGTCTTCCTCGGAAACATGCCACATTGGTTCTAGTTCCAGCAACCAGGCTATCGACCAGCAGAGTTTACTTCCCAGCAACCCCGCTGTTGATGATCAGAGCCATACCCTTGAGAGTGAGAACTACCCACATTATTTGCTCAATAGTCGCGAGGTAGGAATGCCGAGTGGAAGCATGATTGGTCAGCAAAATACAAGCTTGAGTTTATGGGATTCAGCTGGATCTAGCTCCATGGGCTGCCTAGCCGATCATGATACCCTTTTACAGGCCAAAAGGGAGCATTTTGCACCTTCTTTGTCTATAGGCCGTCCTTTAACTACAGAAGGGAGAAGACGTGAAAGCAGTAGTTCATTGCCTTCACACAACTTAAACATAGACCTAAACCTTAATCAGGCTGACCAATTTGACGCCGTTAATGTTGATATGGTTCAGGGGAATGGACAGTCCGGAATGAATGCTTTTACTCTGAACAGAGGACTTTCCGCCACTGAGCATGCTGTACGCCATGAAATTTCTTCTGATGCAACAGGAGGTTCTTCGCATACTGTGAACCTTTTTAATGGTACGTCAGGACAAGAAACTGGTGTTGATGCTCATCGCTCATCTAGCAAGAGAAAGAATATTGCTGGCAGTATTGCAGAATCTTCTGCCAGTGGAAGTTCACGTAATCATcgccaaaataataatatgctGCAACCTTCTGAAACCACTAGTTTTAATATGCCCTCTACAGACTATGGTTTTTCATACCTTCCCACAGAGCAGTTGAACCGGAATGCTGATACTGCTGCAAATGGCGTCTTTTCTGATCCTTATGCACCATCTGATCATCCACATGAGAATGAACGATTCCTCAGAAATACACGGATGCGGATAAGCACAAGTGAGTATGATGAATCATTGCCCAATCTCTTGCCTGAGGGAAGTTTCAGGTGCTCTGCTTATCAGCCTACGCAGCAACAGTCTTCTTTTATTCCAGTGCAACCTAGAGCAATAGGTTCTTCAGCAAGTTCTCATGATCGTCCTCATGTACCTGCTGTTGCTCAGTTCTCGCAAAGTTTGCACCGACCATCATCAAATGGTAATTTTGGTTCAAGAATAGGGAGCTCTTCCAGTTCTGCTGATACAATAAATCTGAGATCTGCTTCACAAGATCCCAGTGGGAGTCTGGCAATAAGCAATTTTAATGATCCCTTTTTGTTTGGTCCATCATTCTTTAGTACTGATGATTCAACAAGTTTGTTATCTGCGCCTGGAAGCAGAAACAACCAGCCAAATCCCAGCTCCAGCTCTACATTACGAGCTGCTGTAAATGTAGGATCCCAACAGGTTCCTGGGTTGAATGTATCTCAGCCAAGTTCAGCTACAAGAGGTTCAGCTGATATAGCCAGGAGAACCCTGCTTGCTGCTAGCGTCTCTCATTCCAGAAATTCAAGGAATGCACTACAGCACCATGGACATTCCTCTTCATCGCACGAGATTCGGAGCCATCAACCAGGACCAAGTTCTCGTGCAAATCTGCAACACTACTCCAGGGCAGTTCCTCCCACTATAGATAGGCAAAACCCAAGTTACATGGACCTTCAGTCTTTCATGCAGAGCATAGCTACTGCAAGAGAAGGAAGGACGGTCTCAGAG CTCCGAAATGTGGTTGAACAAATTCGTCAGGGGAGAAGTACTGCTAGACTGGAG GATTTGCTTGCTGATCGTTCACTTATCAGGAGAGCCAATTTGATCGATAGGCATCGTGAAATGCGGCTTGATGTGGATAATATGTCATATGAG GAATTGTTGGCACTTGGTGATCGTATAGGGCATGTGAGTACTGGACTTAGTGAGGAGAAAATAATGAGTGGCTTGAAGCAGTGGAAATATCGTGACATACCGTTTGAAGAACCTCCAACAGGTGTTGAACCATGCTGTATATGCCAG GAAGAATACACCAAtggtgaggacatgggcaGACTGGACTGCGGTCATGACTTCCACACCACGTGCATCAAGCAATGGCTGGTCATAAAAAACATATGCCCAATCTGTAAAAAAGCAGCCCTGGACACCTAA
- the LOC104585251 gene encoding uncharacterized protein LOC104585251, with amino-acid sequence MGGLAELWDVWGAEFLLLSSLLLQVFLLIFTELRRCVSGALLSAALNGILWLLYLLADSVAIYILGHMSLSSKPHEQQQIMAFWASLLMVHLGGQDTITAYAMEDNNLWLRHLFILLVQAAGAAYVLRKYGSGVLLAAAILMFLVGVAKYCERIYALKFAGLDTIGKFLNGFEVMSRDISYPVPASLDAEEVLQGAHDLLPLSMSQFLHFQINLSDFQITAIFAYHDRTNPDGSIGRSMLLQLLGMQLSLVRDILYTKTVVIHTRYGCVSRFVSVVSTIVAFYLFQLSIMTAGRYSRRDTVVTYILLAGAFFLEAASLLRVAMSTWTCAWLRAAGWNCLHAAVVYLRRCVMVAHNCRRWSGSIGQQDLLPFKRDGKTGVCYAIASCFGLEKRWNRLRFTDYVVISHVMEDLLLQEVQRMVEACGENVHTLWGYRGQLARGTWGAEVYDLLGVDEIGFDGSILAWHYATDAFLHFFDLCMLERDCIQSESEDLARVPHMKSSVLGMLPEERELQKPVAELIRTLSRYMVFLLAERPHLLPSPVRRGHYDFFIAQFKEFPDIEPGDSVPYDIRPEVELAKKLLARCEEKKEPVAKVLGVISGVWVEMLCYAAGHCSNDSHGRQLSSGTEFITVVWFLTTALYKRFHYNDRQDSRRVQRRNWLRYPVKY; translated from the coding sequence ATGGGTGGATTGGCTGAGCTATGGGATGTATGGGGTGCTGAGTTTCTTCTGCTTTCAAGCTTACTGCTGCAAGTGTTCCTGCTCATCTTCACCGAGTTGCGTCGGTGTGTGTCCGGAGCTCTGCTATCTGCAGCACTGAATGGCATCCTCTGGCTGTTGTACCTACTGGCCGACTCGGTTGCGATATACATCCTTGGCCACATGTCCCTGAGCAGCAAGCCacatgagcagcagcagatcaTGGCGTTCTGGGCATCGTTGCTGATGGTGCACCTCGGCGGACAGGACACCATCACTGCCTATGCCATGGAGGACAACAACCTCTGGCTGCGCCACCTGTTCATTTTGTTGGTGCAGGCTGCTGGGGCTGCCTATGTCCTTCGCAAGTATGGCAGCGGGGTCTTGCTTGCTGCAGCCATTTTGATGTTCCTGGTGGGTGTTGCCAAGTATTGTGAGAGGATATATGCTCTCAAGTTTGCCGGCCTTGACACCATTGGCAAGTTCCTCAATGGTTTTGAGGTGATGTCACGCGACATCTCCTACCCAGTCCCAGCTAGTTTGGATGCCGAAGAGGTCCTCCAGGGAGCTCATGACCTGCTCCCTCTCAGCATGAGCCAGTTTCTTCATTTTCAAATTAATCTATCGGATTTCCAAATCACAGCAATATTTGCGTATCATGATCGTACTAATCCTGATGGCAGCATCGGGCGGAGCATGTTGTTGCAGTTGCTTGGAATGCAGCTCTCCCTGGTGCGTGACATCCTCTACACAAAGACAGTGGTGATCCACACACGGTATGGATGTGTGTCTCGCTTCGTCTCGGTCGTCTCCACCATCGTCGCATTTTACCTGTTCCAGCTCTCCATCATGACCGCCGGCCGTTACAGCAGGAGGGACACTGTTGTCACCTACATTTTGTTGGCTGGGGCTTTTTTCCTGGAAGCAGCATCCCTGTTGAGGGTTGCCATGTCAACTTGGACATGTGCCTGGTTACGAGCTGCTGGATGGAACTGTCTCCATGCAGCAGTGGTGTATCTCCGCAGGTGTGTCATGGTGGCACACAATTGCAGGAGGTGGTCAGGCTCCATCGGGCAGCAAGACCTGTTGCCATTTAAGAGGGATGGCAAGACAGGAGTATGCTACGCGATAGCGTCTTGCTTCGGGCTGGAGAAACGGTGGAACAGGCTGCGTTTCACCGACTATGTTGTCATATCACACGTCATGGAGGACCTGTTGCTGCAAGAGGTACAACGTATGGTAGAAGCCTGTGGAGAAAATGTGCACACCCTGTGGGGTTACCGTGGCCAGCTCGCGCGTGGCACATGGGGCGCCGAAGTCTATGATCTCCTGGGAGTTGATGAgattggttttgatggcaGCATCCTCGCCTGGCACTATGCAACTGATGCCTTCCTCCACTTCTTTGATCTATGTATGCTGGAGAGGGACTGCATACAATCTGAATCTGAAGATCTGGCCAGGGTGCCACATATGAAAAGTTCAGTGCTTGGCATGCTCCCTGAAGAGAGGGAACTGCAAAAGCCTGTCGCAGAGCTGATCCGCACACTGTCAAGATACATGGTGTTCCTCCTCGCGGAGCGGCCACACTTGCTGCCCAGCCCTGTTCGCCGCGGCCATTACGACTTCTTCATCGCACAGTTCAAGGAATTCCCAGACATCGAGCCAGGAGACAGCGTTCCTTATGATATCCGCCCAGAAGTAGAACTTGCAAAAAAGCTGCTAGCCAGGtgcgaggagaagaaggaaccGGTGGCGAAGGTGTTGGGTGTCATCTCCGGGGTGTGGGTGGAGATGCTGTGCTACGCGGCCGGCCATTGCAGCAACGACTCCCATGGCAGGCAGCTCAGCAGCGGAACCGAATTCATCACTGTCGTGTGGTTTCTGACGACTGCCTTATACAAACGATTCCACTACAACGACCGTCAGGATTCTCGCAGAGTGCAGCGTAGGAATTGGCTGCGATATCCCGTGAAATACTAA